DNA from Arthrobacter sp. PvP023:
CCCGTGCAGCCAAGGAACGGTTCCTTTCTGAATCGGCGCTCACCGAGGACAAGCTGGACCGGGTACGCGGGCTCAACAACATCGCCGCCGGCCGCGGGCAGTCGCTCGCACAGATGGCCATCGCCTGGATCCTCCGCGACCAGCCCAAGGGCTCACCCGTGACGTCCGCGCTGGTTGGCGCGTCCAGCGTCAAACAGCTGGAGGACACCCTGTCCGCCATCAACAACCTGGCGTTCTCGCAGGAGGAGCTGAAAGCGATCGACGAGTTCGCCGTCGAATCCGACATCAACCTCTGGGCCCAGAAGTAGCGCACCCTTAACAGGGCCGACGTGCCCAACCGGGCCGCGTAACAGAACTGTCCATGTCATAAAGCCGGGGCCGGGAACAACTCCGGCCCCGGCGGCGTTGGCTACAATGCAAGGGCGCCCAATGGCGCCGTGCCCATCAGCCGCCGTCGCTCATCAGAGTGCTGCCGCGCCGGGCACTGAAGTTTGTTCTCAAAGGAGTTTCGTGTCTTCAAATCCGATTCGTGTTGCCATCGTCGGTGTGGGTAACTGCGCCGCGTCCCTGGTCCAGGGTGTCCACTACTACCGGGATGCCGACCCCCAGGCCACGATTCCCGGTCTGATGCACGTGGAGTTCGGCGAGTACCACGTCAACGATGTTGAATTCGTTGCAGCCTTCGATGTTGACGGCAAGAAGGTCGGCGTTGACCTGGCCGACGCCATCCTGGCCAGCGAAAACAACACCATCAAGATCGCCGACGTTCCGCCCACCGGCGTAACGGTCCAGCGCGGCCACACCCTGGACGGCCTCGGCAAGTACTACCTCGAGACCATTGAGCAGTCCCCGGCGGAGCCGGTCGATGTTGTCCAGGCCCTGAAGGACGCCAAAGTTGACGTCATGGTCTGCTACCTGCCCGTTGGATCGCAGGAAGCCGCCGAATTCTACGCACAGGCCGCAATCGACGCCGGCGTGGCGTTCGTCAACGCCCTGCCGGTGTTCATCGCCGGAACCAAGGAATGGGCGGACAAGTTCACTGCCGCCGGTGTCCCGATCGTGGGCGACGACATCAAGAGCCAGATTGGTGCCACCATCACGCACCGCGTCATGGCCAAGCTCTTCGAAGACCGCGGCGTCACGCTGGACCGCACCTACCAGCTCAACGTCGGCGGCAACATGGACTTCAAGAACATGCTGGAGCGCGACCGCCTCGAGTCCAAGAAGATCTCCAAGACCCAGGCCGTTACGTCCAACGTTGAAGCTGAACTGGCTGCCAAGGACGTGCACATCGGCCCGTCCGACTACGTCCAGTGGCTCGACGACCGCAAGTGGGCCTTCGTGCGCCTCGAAGGACGCAACTTCGGCGACGCCCCCGTGTCGCTCGAATACAAGCTGGAGGTCTGGGACTCACCGAACTCCGCCGGCGTGATCATCGACGCCATCCGCGCGGCCAAGATCGGCCTGGACCGCGGCATCGGGGGCCCGCTGCTCTCGGCGTCCAGCTACTTCATGAAGTCCCCGCCGGAGCAGTTCAACGACGACCTCGCCCGTGAAAAGGTCGAGGCCTTCATCCGCGGAGACCTGGAGCGCTAAACTCTTCCGTTCCCCCCGCGCGATGCTCTCTCACTTGTGGTGGGTTTTGCCGCGATGCTCTCTCACTTTTGGTCGGTTTTGGCGCGATGCTCTCTCACTTCTGGTGGGGGAGCGTCGCGCTTTAAACGTCATTCTCATATCGGCGGATGGCGTGGCTGGCCTGTGCGAAAGCAAGGAGCTTGAGCAGCAGCCG
Protein-coding regions in this window:
- a CDS encoding inositol-3-phosphate synthase → MSSNPIRVAIVGVGNCAASLVQGVHYYRDADPQATIPGLMHVEFGEYHVNDVEFVAAFDVDGKKVGVDLADAILASENNTIKIADVPPTGVTVQRGHTLDGLGKYYLETIEQSPAEPVDVVQALKDAKVDVMVCYLPVGSQEAAEFYAQAAIDAGVAFVNALPVFIAGTKEWADKFTAAGVPIVGDDIKSQIGATITHRVMAKLFEDRGVTLDRTYQLNVGGNMDFKNMLERDRLESKKISKTQAVTSNVEAELAAKDVHIGPSDYVQWLDDRKWAFVRLEGRNFGDAPVSLEYKLEVWDSPNSAGVIIDAIRAAKIGLDRGIGGPLLSASSYFMKSPPEQFNDDLAREKVEAFIRGDLER